TGTATGCAATGTTGATTTATTTTCAATAAGCATTATATGGCATTCGTTTTTAGAACTTACCTTATGACTGATTCCCTTTTTCACAATAAACAAGTCTCCCTTTTTCATGGTAAACGGTTCTTGATTTTCTATTTCAAACAGAAGCGCTCCTTTGATAATAAGAAATAATTCATCTTCATTTTTATGATGATGCCAAGGAACTTTATTACCCTGTATTTTCACCAGTTTTATAAAAACATCATTTACTTCACCAATTATTTTTGGAGCATAGTAGTCATTAATGGTGTTTAGTTGTTCGGTTATATTCATCTCAAA
This genomic window from Maribacter sp. MJ134 contains:
- a CDS encoding cupin domain-containing protein — translated: MNITEQLNTINDYYAPKIIGEVNDVFIKLVKIQGNKVPWHHHKNEDELFLIIKGALLFEIENQEPFTMKKGDLFIVKKGISHKVSSKNECHIMLIENKSTLHTGEVVNEITKPIKNQI